A window of the Anaerolineae bacterium genome harbors these coding sequences:
- a CDS encoding MerR family transcriptional regulator, protein MEIIPDEDEPCYLISVAAEMVQVHPQTLRRYEEWGLIKPARVSGKRLYSPRDIRRLRKIVRLMDDLGVNLAGVEIILRLTDRLEQLQAEMAQMQEEFEQELARLRRLAGS, encoded by the coding sequence ATGGAAATCATCCCGGATGAGGACGAGCCCTGCTATCTCATCAGCGTGGCGGCGGAGATGGTGCAGGTGCACCCGCAGACCCTGCGGCGCTATGAGGAGTGGGGGCTGATCAAGCCGGCGCGCGTCTCGGGCAAGCGGCTGTACTCGCCGCGCGATATCCGCCGCCTGCGGAAGATCGTGCGCTTGATGGATGACCTGGGGGTCAATCTGGCCGGCGTGGAAATTATCCTGCGCCTGACGGACCGGCTGGAACAGCTCCAGGCGGAGATGGCGCAGATGCAGGAAGAGTTTGAGCAGGAGCTGGCGCGACTGCGCCGGCTGGCCGGCAGTTAG